In one window of Maniola hyperantus chromosome 18, iAphHyp1.2, whole genome shotgun sequence DNA:
- the LOC117990387 gene encoding post-GPI attachment to proteins factor 6, which yields MRYVYLLFLYICYVASNGDKEAEIEDRKRRIIEQLTNTRPVILPGYQLVTRHVGIDVYMYRSYRTVAVVFYPVLNDISDARFTFQCEELHLNNIGSCSPQEVVIHLKRGSYAAVNPDGYDFPKTFLNPALREETIHTLELLSDGTNTTYSVRNPKPGIWYALAYIKWQDPRAQKVEQEGLVADCHTILYTDLQLKEAAFYRYTNCYKTLTVDYAILPALYRCEASDDIEPIRLDLNIINTTINSKNVTVRIQSESLPTDDDYLIYCAFDPTLNNKQIIKFHTHPTEAHFIYIDVVEGNTSNIADCESYALRDFDDADNKSLTVLMRDDKDRFFTFAYGLPTTDLQDVTSMINLTSNEIRTLRFEVNQFIDIGGSLEIEASLVMSIKYYMGYKRELMKGSLLGFTEDNQFFKVVICLNVGHASIPLQSGQCKYNDRVSQALFVLNSTDSDSIYNKMVIPYPEGGLWYVSMRLFCDSVVCPCRTSSDGKSYYVGTTETDDVDSTTFSNVTREGETECNATVLLSLSSSSCVSGKCSNNGNCGLNTFSGLVMSFCSCTAGYGGWDCSDDSRMDSRAYMLVSIFLLTLSNLLFIFSVYVATIRLYYVEAVLYALTMLFSTFYHACDAPTQVAYCIMRGNILQFGDFYCGLMSFWVTLLAMSIIGLRFRSFLQMIGAIIIALLTTWNMHSITAFLLPVAFGAFVLLASWYWDYRKTRFFRYPKSYYSIYMPLGLILVSVGLICYAFLQTEQNYKIVHSIWHMIIAISVVFLLPDIRRRGENPFVPSRECFKSPFYSYFRRNRPHSP from the exons ATGAGAtatgtttatttgttatttCTCTACATTTGTTATGTGGCTTCAAATGGTGATAAAGAGGCTGAAATTGAGGACAGGAAAAGGAGAATAATTGAGCAATTGACCAACACACGTCCTGTAATCCTGCCAGGGTACCAGTTGGTGACGAGGCATGTGGGTATCGATGTTTACATGTACAGGAGCTATCGAACAGTTGCAGTGGTTTTTTATCCAGTTTTGAACGACATAAGTGATGCACGATTCACTTTTCAATGTGAGGAGCTccatttaaataatatag GATCATGTAGTCCCCAAGAAGTAGTCATCCACCTAAAACGAGGCTCGTACGCAGCCGTCAACCCCGATGGGTATGATTTCCCCAAGACCTTTCTAAATCCTGCATTAAGAGAAGAGACAATTCATACATTGGAACTATTGTCCGATGGGACCAACACGACGTATTCAGTGCGTAATCCTAAGCCGGGAATTTGGTACGCATTGGCGTACATAAAGTGGCAGGATCCGAGAGCACAGAAGGTTGAACAGGAAG GTCTAGTAGCGGATTGCCACACAATCTTGTACACCGATCTGCAACTTAAAGAAGCCGCGTTTTATAGATATACGAATTGTTACAAAACTCTAACAGTAGACTATGCTATTTTACCAGCACTATACAGATGTGAAGCCAGCGACGATATAGAACCTATTAGACTAGATTTGAACATAATTAACACAACCATTAACAGTAAAAACGTAACAGTTAGAATACAATCAGAATCGTTACCAACAGACGATGATTACCTTATCTACTGCGCATTCGATcctacattaaataataaacagATAATTAAATTCCACACCCACCCGACTGAAGCacattttatatacatagacgTTGTTGAAGGAAACACCTCAAACATTGCGGATTGCGAATCGTATGCGCTCAGAGATTTCGATGACGCCGATAACAAATCCTTAACCGTTCTGATGAGAGACGATAAAGACAGATTCTTTACATTCGCTTATGGCTTACCGACTACTGATTTACAGGACGTCACTAGTATGATAAATTTGACGTCCAATGAAATAAGAACTTTGAGGTTCGAAGTTAACCAATTCATAGATATAGGTGGAAGCTTAGAAATTGAGGCGAGTCTTGTAATGAGCATTAAGTATTACATGGGATACAAAAGAGAGCTAATGAAAGGATCTCTGCTCGGTTTTACGGAGGATAACCAGTTTTTCAAGGTCGTTATTTGCTTAAACGTTGGACATGCGAGCATACCTTTACAATCTGGGCAATGCAAGTATAACGACCGAGTGTCACAAGCGCTCTTCGTACTGAATAGTACAGATTCTGATTCGATATACAACAAGATGGTTATCCCGTATCCTGAGGGAGGGTTGTGGTATGTGTCTATGCGTTTATTCTGTGATAGCGTCGTTTGTCCGTGTCGCACATCGAGCGACGGAAAGAGTTATTACGTTGGGACGACAGAGACAGATGATGTTGACTCGACCACTTTTTCTAATGTGACAAGAGAAGGAGAGACGGAGTGTAACGCGACAGTGTTGTTATCTCTGTCTTCCTCTTCCTGTGTGAGCGGGAAGTGCAGTAACAATGGCAACTGTGGCCTGAACACCTTCAGCGGGCTGGTGATGTCATTTTGTTCGTGTACTGCAGGATATGGAG gTTGGGACTGCTCCGACGATTCAAGAATGGACAGCCGCGCCTACATGCTAGTATCAATTTTTCTACTAACCCTTAGCAATTTACTCTTCATATTCTCCGTATACGTCGCGACAATAAGACTTTACTACGTCGAAGCTGTTCTCTATGCCTTGACAATGTTATTCTCCACTTTCTACCACGCGTGTGACGCGCCCACTCAAGTCGCGTATTGCATAATGCGAGGGAATATCTTACAGTTTGGGGATTTTTACTGCGGACTTATGTCATTCTGGGTAACCCTTTTAGCCATGAGCATAATCGGGCTAAGATTTCGGTCGTTCCTACAAATGATAGGTGCAATCATAATAGCTTTACTAACCACTTGGAATATGCATTCTATTACAGCCTTTTTATTACCAGTTGCGTTCGGTGCTTTCGTATTATTAGCCAGCTGGTACTGGGATTATAGAAAAACTAGATTTTTTCGATACCCCAAATCTTATTACTCGATATATATGCCGTTGGGATTAATTTTAGTGTCTGTTGGTTTGATTTGTTACGCGTTTTTACAAACGGAGCAGAATTATAAGATAGTACATTCTATATGGCATATGATTATTGCTATAAGTGTTGTGTTTTTGTTGCCCGATATCAGGAGGCGCGGGGAAAACCCGTTTGTGCCGAGTCGGGAATGTTTTAAATCGccattttatagttattttcgACGTAATCGACCACACAGTCCGTAA